The Halobacterium sp. CBA1132 genome has a segment encoding these proteins:
- a CDS encoding DUF655 domain-containing protein → MSDSSSTDEERAVVLDFLAHGRSNGGRGYGDGPLAYAVSTDRFVLYELSLEPDADISILDRVRIRPDFEDGIERGHVVDYDDLSDGARSELDYVVEDVVEANEQRFVDFYNDAQPISLRLHQLNLLPGIGDKLRDNILDERKRNGPFESFADIEERVDGLHNPEEIIVERILDEMTEDDLKYQNFVGE, encoded by the coding sequence ATGAGTGATTCGTCTTCGACGGACGAAGAGCGTGCCGTCGTCCTCGACTTCCTCGCGCACGGCCGCTCGAACGGCGGTCGCGGCTACGGGGACGGCCCGCTCGCGTACGCCGTCTCTACTGACCGGTTCGTCCTCTACGAACTGAGTCTCGAACCGGACGCGGATATCTCCATTCTGGACCGAGTGCGCATCCGCCCGGACTTCGAGGACGGCATCGAGCGCGGCCACGTCGTCGACTACGACGACCTCTCGGACGGCGCGCGCTCGGAACTGGACTACGTCGTCGAGGACGTCGTGGAAGCCAACGAGCAGCGCTTCGTGGACTTCTACAACGACGCCCAGCCCATCTCCCTGCGCCTCCACCAGTTGAACCTCCTGCCGGGCATCGGCGACAAACTCCGCGACAACATCCTCGACGAGCGCAAGCGCAACGGCCCCTTCGAGAGCTTCGCGGACATCGAGGAGCGCGTCGACGGCCTCCACAACCCCGAGGAGATCATCGTCGAGCGCATCCTCGACGAGATGACCGAAGACGACCTGAAGTACCAGAACTTCGTGGGCGAGTGA
- a CDS encoding RNA polymerase Rpb4 family protein has protein sequence MTIFKETLDEEFLTVSEAKELLTDVEAERAADEDRELRFELARAVEHVNRFAVLEPEESGELVDDLLALEHVSDEAVAYKITDLLPRTRTELRAVFAQERYALSGDELDDILDVVAKYA, from the coding sequence ATGACCATCTTCAAGGAAACGCTCGACGAGGAGTTCCTCACCGTCTCCGAGGCGAAGGAGCTGCTGACGGACGTCGAAGCCGAGCGCGCCGCCGACGAGGACCGCGAACTCCGCTTCGAGCTGGCGCGCGCGGTCGAGCACGTCAATCGGTTCGCCGTCCTCGAACCCGAGGAGTCCGGCGAACTCGTCGACGACCTGCTCGCGCTCGAACACGTCAGCGACGAAGCCGTCGCGTACAAGATTACCGACCTCCTCCCGCGAACCCGCACGGAACTGCGCGCGGTGTTCGCACAGGAGCGGTACGCGCTCTCCGGCGACGAACTCGACGACATTCTCGACGTCGTCGCGAAGTACGCCTAA
- a CDS encoding 50S ribosomal protein L21e: MPSSNGPLNSTREKLSNDPRDRGTSPPQRAIAEFDEGQKVHLKTDPSTAKGRFHARFDGLTGEVVGKQGEAFKVQINDNGKEKVVIAKAAHLRAQQD; the protein is encoded by the coding sequence ATGCCGAGCTCCAACGGACCCCTCAACAGCACGCGCGAGAAGCTCTCGAACGACCCCCGCGACCGCGGCACGTCCCCGCCCCAGCGCGCCATCGCCGAGTTCGACGAAGGACAGAAAGTCCACCTCAAAACCGACCCGAGCACGGCGAAGGGCCGCTTCCACGCTCGATTCGACGGGCTCACCGGCGAAGTCGTCGGGAAGCAGGGCGAGGCGTTCAAGGTCCAGATCAACGACAACGGCAAGGAGAAGGTCGTCATCGCGAAGGCAGCCCACCTCCGCGCACAGCAGGACTAG
- a CDS encoding glycine zipper 2TM domain-containing protein, producing the protein MSRLKRVFSRAKYAAIGAAVGGALGGIVSRNAASTAAGVGALVGAVVGEKRVDVGTMVDDVKNRKPDAEVVSKSSDD; encoded by the coding sequence ATGAGCCGACTCAAGCGAGTGTTCAGTCGTGCGAAGTACGCAGCTATCGGCGCCGCCGTCGGCGGCGCACTCGGCGGTATCGTCAGCCGCAACGCCGCCAGCACGGCCGCAGGCGTCGGCGCGCTCGTCGGCGCGGTCGTCGGCGAGAAGCGAGTCGACGTCGGGACGATGGTCGACGACGTCAAAAACCGCAAACCCGACGCGGAAGTCGTCTCGAAGTCCAGCGACGACTAA
- a CDS encoding zinc-dependent metalloprotease, producing MTLLDSARAVAGASGDGAVDWNAVADAAKAATDPGDLDLSEADAEAYAADVRDARRELRSVSGLDFDIPETVEIQNRHHWVDANVRTFRRAFEPLNERATYLPGVARSLNTATTAGALAFVSRHVLGQYDPLLLADTSDHALYFVHPNVVSAADSLDVAFPRFRRWIAFHEVTHAAEFGAAPWLADHLEDRLEAGVDALSEGEIRREAFEELHVAMTAVEGYAELLMDEAFDGEYADLRAKLDARRQGGSPVTNLVKRALGLQLKREQYERGREFFDAVAAERGLVGASRVWDAPEYLPTDAELDAPRQWLARVPAASDGTAE from the coding sequence ATGACGCTTCTCGACAGTGCGCGCGCCGTCGCGGGCGCGAGCGGTGACGGCGCCGTCGACTGGAACGCCGTCGCCGACGCCGCGAAAGCCGCCACCGACCCCGGCGACCTCGACCTCTCCGAAGCGGACGCCGAGGCGTACGCCGCCGACGTCCGAGACGCCCGGCGAGAACTCCGCTCGGTCTCCGGACTCGACTTCGACATCCCCGAGACCGTCGAGATTCAGAACCGCCACCACTGGGTCGACGCCAACGTCCGGACGTTCCGACGCGCGTTCGAACCGCTGAACGAGCGCGCGACCTACCTCCCCGGCGTCGCGCGGTCGCTGAACACCGCGACCACAGCGGGCGCGCTCGCGTTCGTCTCCCGGCACGTCCTCGGCCAGTACGACCCGCTCCTGCTGGCCGACACGTCCGACCACGCGCTGTACTTCGTTCACCCGAACGTCGTCAGCGCCGCGGACAGCCTCGACGTCGCGTTCCCGCGGTTCCGCCGCTGGATCGCGTTCCACGAGGTCACCCACGCCGCCGAGTTCGGTGCCGCGCCGTGGCTCGCCGACCACCTCGAAGACCGCCTCGAAGCCGGCGTCGATGCACTCTCTGAGGGTGAGATTCGGCGCGAGGCGTTCGAGGAGTTACACGTCGCGATGACCGCCGTCGAGGGGTACGCGGAACTGCTGATGGACGAGGCGTTCGACGGCGAGTACGCCGACTTGCGCGCGAAACTCGACGCGCGCCGGCAGGGCGGCAGCCCGGTGACGAACCTCGTCAAGCGCGCGCTCGGCCTCCAACTCAAGCGCGAGCAGTACGAGCGCGGCCGCGAGTTCTTCGACGCGGTCGCCGCCGAGCGCGGCCTCGTCGGCGCCAGCCGCGTCTGGGACGCGCCCGAGTACCTCCCGACAGACGCAGAACTGGACGCGCCCCGGCAGTGGCTCGCGCGCGTCCCGGCGGCGTCCGACGGAACTGCCGAGTAG
- a CDS encoding M20/M25/M40 family metallo-hydrolase: MDETRDAFLRRLLDAPSPSGFETAGQRVWVDYVAEFADDVRTDAYGNAVAVYDGGDTEVAFAGHADELGFVVTAITDDGFLRVRPLGGVDRSVTQGTQVAVHTGDGTVNGVVGQTAIHLRDAGDDEPADVTEQHVDVGAEDGEHARELVAVGDPATLAAGVHDLAGTRIAGRGLDNRTGSWVAAEALRRAAERGADCTVYAVNTVQEELGTRGASMVAFDLDPDVALVVDVTHAADNPSYPSDHASEVELGGGPTVTRGGSSHPEVTQAVREAGDAEGVDVQVEAMSTTTGTDADTFFRARSGIPTAAIGIPNRYMHTPAEVVDTEDVEDAADLLAAFAVREADRESFAVDV, encoded by the coding sequence ATGGACGAGACGCGAGACGCCTTCCTGCGCCGCCTGCTCGACGCGCCCAGTCCCTCCGGGTTCGAGACGGCGGGCCAGCGCGTGTGGGTCGACTACGTCGCGGAGTTCGCCGACGACGTTCGCACGGACGCCTACGGGAACGCAGTGGCCGTCTACGACGGCGGCGACACCGAAGTCGCGTTCGCCGGCCACGCCGACGAACTCGGGTTCGTCGTGACCGCCATCACGGACGACGGCTTCCTGCGCGTGCGGCCGCTGGGCGGCGTCGACCGCTCGGTCACGCAGGGCACGCAGGTCGCAGTCCACACGGGCGATGGCACGGTCAACGGCGTCGTCGGGCAGACTGCGATTCACCTCCGGGACGCCGGCGACGACGAGCCCGCGGACGTCACCGAGCAGCACGTCGACGTCGGCGCCGAGGACGGCGAACACGCCCGCGAACTCGTGGCGGTCGGCGACCCGGCGACGCTGGCGGCGGGCGTCCACGACCTCGCTGGGACGCGCATCGCGGGCCGCGGCCTCGACAACCGCACGGGGTCGTGGGTCGCCGCGGAGGCGCTCCGCCGGGCCGCCGAGCGCGGCGCGGACTGCACGGTGTACGCGGTCAACACGGTCCAAGAGGAACTCGGGACGCGGGGCGCGAGCATGGTGGCGTTCGACCTCGACCCGGACGTCGCGCTCGTCGTCGACGTCACGCACGCCGCCGACAATCCGTCGTATCCCAGCGACCACGCCAGCGAGGTCGAACTGGGCGGCGGGCCGACCGTGACTCGCGGCGGGTCCAGCCACCCCGAGGTGACACAGGCAGTCCGAGAAGCGGGGGACGCCGAAGGCGTCGACGTGCAGGTCGAGGCGATGTCCACAACCACGGGGACGGACGCAGACACGTTCTTCCGGGCGCGCAGCGGCATCCCGACGGCCGCTATCGGCATCCCGAATCGGTACATGCACACGCCCGCAGAGGTTGTCGACACCGAGGACGTGGAGGACGCCGCGGACCTGCTGGCGGCGTTCGCGGTCCGCGAGGCCGACCGGGAGTCGTTCGCCGTCGACGTGTGA
- a CDS encoding LSM domain-containing protein: MSGRPLDVLEESLEETVTVRLKDGEEFTGVLTGYDQHMNIVLEGEDTTIIRGDNVVTIKP; this comes from the coding sequence ATGAGCGGCCGACCACTCGACGTACTCGAGGAGTCCCTGGAGGAGACCGTCACAGTCAGACTCAAGGACGGCGAAGAGTTCACAGGCGTCCTCACGGGCTACGACCAGCACATGAACATCGTGCTGGAGGGCGAAGACACAACGATTATCCGTGGCGACAACGTCGTCACTATCAAACCATGA
- a CDS encoding 50S ribosomal protein L37e: MTGAGTPSQGKKNTTTHTKCRRCGEKSYHTKKKVCSSCGFGKSAKRRGYNWQGKTGDN, translated from the coding sequence ATGACGGGAGCTGGGACCCCGAGCCAAGGGAAGAAGAACACGACGACGCACACGAAGTGCCGTCGCTGCGGCGAGAAGTCTTACCACACGAAGAAGAAGGTCTGTTCGAGCTGTGGCTTCGGCAAGTCCGCGAAGCGCCGAGGCTACAACTGGCAGGGCAAGACCGGCGACAACTAA